The Streptosporangiales bacterium region CCCCACGCATATAGGCGTGATGACGGCAGCCTACGCAGCCGCGATCGGGTTGGGGGCGTCGTTGTCCGCGGGTCTGACGGTGCCGATCACGCACCTGCTCGGCGGCAGCTGGCGTCTCGGCATCGGCGTGTGGGCGCTGCTCAGCGCGTGCGCGGCGGCGGTCTGGGCGGGCAGCAGGACGCGTGCTCCGACCGATCCCACAGACGTGCCGAGGCTACGCGGCACCCGGCTGCTCGGGAGCGCTCTCGCTTGGCAGGTGACGTTGGTGATGGCGATGCAGTCGCTGCAGTACCAGTCGCTCGCCTCATGGCTGCCCACCATCTACGTGGACCACGGTCTCGGCGTCGTCCACGCCGGGTTCCAGCTCTCCCTATACACCCTGCTGGGCGTTCCCGCCTCGCTCCTGATGGCAGGGGTCGTCTCGTGGTGCGGTCGTTCGTACGTCGTGGTCTTGGGGGTGGGCGCACTGAATCTGTGCGGGCTGCTCGGGCTGCTCCTCGTTCCCATGCTGTACCCGACTCTGTGGAGCTGCATACTCGGCCTGTCGCAGGGTGCGGCGGTCTCACTTGCGCTGCTCTTCAACACGATGAGGGCCCGGTCGGTCGACTCGGTTGCGCAACTTTCCGCGATGGCACAGTCCGTCGGCTACGGGATAGCGTTTGTCGGCCCGCTGGTGCTGGGTTGGATGCGCTCGGCATCCGGCTCGTGGACCGCGCCGATCGTATTCCTGCTTGTCTCGCTCGTCGGCCTGGTGTGGTCAGGCATCATGGCGTCGCGCGAGCGGTACGTGGACGGCGGGGAGGGCCCGCTCGTTCTTCCCGGCGGAGCTACTTCTTCGGCGCCGCTTCATTGAGCTGGTTCGCTTGCGTGTCGCCCGGGTCGCCATCGTCGGCGTTGATACCCACCAAGACGCTCCACGGCTGGTCGCCGCCCTCGCCACCGAGGTGGCCGACTCGGAGCCTGATGTGGTCGCGCGTGTACTCCGCCGCTGTTTCGACGTCGCCG contains the following coding sequences:
- a CDS encoding MFS transporter, yielding MRVRSICTRPNSVGREVVWRLVRAAWPAQLKLRWLVAFLLVALAMRPAISGVPAVLVLIDRDGVLTATTAGVLVALPVLCFALAAPAGAVLARTLSLRWALLLCLVAMSVGAGMRVGISSVWLWVGTLVLAVAVAFGNVLMPAVIRATFPTHIGVMTAAYAAAIGLGASLSAGLTVPITHLLGGSWRLGIGVWALLSACAAAVWAGSRTRAPTDPTDVPRLRGTRLLGSALAWQVTLVMAMQSLQYQSLASWLPTIYVDHGLGVVHAGFQLSLYTLLGVPASLLMAGVVSWCGRSYVVVLGVGALNLCGLLGLLLVPMLYPTLWSCILGLSQGAAVSLALLFNTMRARSVDSVAQLSAMAQSVGYGIAFVGPLVLGWMRSASGSWTAPIVFLLVSLVGLVWSGIMASRERYVDGGEGPLVLPGGATSSAPLH